One genomic region from Candidatus Nitrosopumilus koreensis AR1 encodes:
- the dnaG gene encoding DNA primase DnaG — translation MPQSGIVKYHVKLSYEVDGLVERADIIGAIFGQTEGLLGPEMNLNELQRVSKVGRIEVNARTTANTTSGDALIPMSTDIDTCALIAAGIESIDKVGPFDCKFTLEAIDDVRAAKKDDIVRRAKEIKQKWATKTVSEGETMLNDVHQGDTGKLTTYGPSKLTCSSGLADSNWVILVEGRADVINLLRAGYDNALAIEGAKIDESIKELCNSKDTVVAFLDGDRAGGFILKELKSVVPLDYELRADNDVEVEELTPQRIDEILSPVAAEIKGGKPSPALKSENDKPLAEMASKIFPTLNETLEAIALDADNNEIFKVPISEVVSKLSTQSGIKYLLLDGIITQRLLEGAKNAGIECVIGHRVAKLSNSDGMTLKTFGDLGVA, via the coding sequence ATGCCTCAATCAGGAATTGTCAAATATCATGTTAAACTTTCCTATGAAGTTGATGGGCTCGTTGAAAGGGCAGATATAATCGGAGCAATCTTCGGTCAAACAGAAGGACTGTTGGGCCCTGAGATGAATCTGAATGAACTGCAACGAGTTTCTAAAGTAGGTCGCATTGAAGTAAATGCAAGAACTACTGCAAATACTACATCTGGAGATGCATTGATTCCTATGAGTACTGATATTGATACTTGTGCATTAATTGCCGCAGGAATTGAAAGCATTGACAAAGTAGGCCCATTTGATTGCAAGTTTACATTAGAAGCAATTGATGATGTACGTGCTGCAAAGAAAGACGATATTGTAAGACGTGCAAAAGAGATCAAGCAAAAATGGGCAACTAAAACTGTCAGTGAAGGAGAAACCATGCTAAATGATGTTCATCAGGGTGACACTGGAAAATTAACTACATACGGGCCATCCAAACTTACTTGCAGTTCAGGTCTAGCTGACTCTAACTGGGTAATTTTAGTTGAAGGACGAGCAGATGTGATTAATCTTCTCAGAGCTGGATATGATAATGCTCTTGCAATTGAAGGTGCAAAAATTGATGAATCTATCAAAGAATTATGTAATTCTAAAGATACTGTTGTAGCATTCTTAGATGGTGATAGAGCAGGTGGATTTATTCTTAAAGAACTCAAATCCGTTGTTCCTCTTGATTATGAATTAAGAGCTGATAATGATGTTGAAGTTGAAGAATTAACTCCACAAAGAATTGATGAAATTCTTAGTCCTGTTGCAGCAGAGATTAAAGGTGGAAAACCATCACCCGCACTAAAAAGTGAAAATGATAAACCACTTGCAGAAATGGCATCAAAAATTTTCCCAACCCTAAATGAAACTCTTGAAGCAATTGCACTAGATGCTGACAATAATGAAATTTTCAAAGTTCCAATAAGTGAAGTTGTCAGTAAACTTTCAACTCAATCTGGAATCAAATACCTTCTACTAGATGGAATCATAACTCAGAGACTTTTAGAGGGTGCCAAAAATGCAGGAATTGAATGTGTCATTGGACACAGAGTAGCTAAACTATCAAACTCTGATGGAATGACTCTCAAAACATTCGGTGACTTAGGCGTAGCATAG
- the erpA gene encoding iron-sulfur cluster insertion protein ErpA gives MATEQTQKMITVTAKAAEKIKEFMKEEAESPEYLRVYVQGGGCSGLSYGMGFEKAPEEDDLVMEENGVKLLVDSYSVDHLQGANVDYIESLMGSGFKINNPNVTKSCSCGHSFSTE, from the coding sequence ATGGCAACTGAGCAAACACAAAAGATGATCACAGTTACTGCAAAAGCAGCTGAGAAAATCAAAGAATTCATGAAAGAAGAGGCAGAATCTCCTGAATACCTTAGGGTATATGTTCAGGGTGGAGGCTGTTCTGGTTTGTCTTACGGAATGGGCTTTGAAAAAGCACCAGAAGAAGATGACCTAGTCATGGAAGAAAATGGTGTAAAACTTCTAGTTGACAGTTACAGCGTTGACCATCTACAAGGTGCAAACGTTGACTATATTGAAAGCCTGATGGGTTCTGGATTTAAGATTAACAATCCAAATGTTACAAAATCCTGCTCATGTGGTCATTCATTTAGTACTGAATAA
- a CDS encoding cyclic nucleotide-binding/CBS domain-containing protein has product MNSDPIQQKTSVKEIMSNSVLSVDSSVTATDAAKMMEDCGVGSITVLEKGTPVGIVTDRDFAIKIAAHAYPIDTPVRRIMSSPLISIEPDSDLWTASDLMSTRNIRKLPVIDDDKVIGIITSSDLVKHIADH; this is encoded by the coding sequence ATGAATTCGGACCCTATTCAACAAAAAACTTCTGTAAAAGAAATCATGAGTAATTCTGTTCTATCCGTTGATTCGTCTGTTACCGCAACTGATGCTGCAAAAATGATGGAAGATTGTGGTGTTGGTTCAATTACTGTTCTAGAAAAAGGTACCCCTGTTGGAATTGTAACTGATCGAGATTTTGCAATCAAAATAGCTGCTCATGCATATCCTATTGACACCCCTGTTAGACGAATAATGTCTTCTCCTTTGATTTCTATTGAACCTGATTCTGATCTTTGGACTGCTTCCGATCTAATGTCTACAAGAAATATTCGAAAACTGCCTGTAATTGATGATGACAAAGTTATTGGTATAATCACTTCTAGTGATCTTGTCAAACATATTGCTGATCACTAA
- a CDS encoding transcriptional regulator: protein MQELIQTQKVMDDERKQIILEVLADKYCKQILHDTLEKPKSAMELSGDKKIPISTVYRRLQTLYDAKLLAISGSINEDGKKYFLYKSKVKSISLQCNLEETHIEIVPNSSSTS from the coding sequence ATGCAAGAATTAATCCAAACCCAAAAAGTAATGGATGATGAACGTAAGCAAATAATTTTAGAAGTCCTAGCTGACAAATATTGCAAACAAATCCTCCATGATACCCTAGAAAAACCCAAATCTGCAATGGAGTTATCCGGTGATAAAAAAATCCCCATTAGTACTGTTTACCGCAGATTACAGACACTATATGATGCAAAATTGCTTGCAATCTCCGGTTCAATCAATGAGGATGGGAAAAAATACTTCCTTTACAAGAGTAAGGTAAAATCAATATCCCTTCAGTGTAATTTGGAAGAAACCCACATCGAAATTGTTCCTAACTCGTCTAGTACGAGTTAA
- a CDS encoding cupredoxin domain-containing protein — protein sequence MERMPKMISVLILVFSISLVSITVNFASAQAVPEWVKNTALWYGEGTISEGEFLNMIKFLIENKVIVLDSVMEPVPQAINAQITIPNGNYDVTGAGFYSPLNLEIPIDTTVTWVNDDSVPHNIQSTDGKGHVIQLFNSPPLNTGDKFEFTFEESGVYNYYCSFHPWRVGLVTVS from the coding sequence ATGGAACGTATGCCAAAAATGATATCTGTTTTGATTTTAGTGTTTTCGATTTCATTAGTTTCTATCACAGTTAATTTTGCTAGTGCACAAGCAGTACCAGAATGGGTAAAAAATACAGCATTGTGGTACGGTGAAGGAACCATCTCTGAAGGAGAGTTTCTCAACATGATAAAATTTCTAATTGAAAATAAAGTAATAGTGCTAGATAGTGTTATGGAACCAGTTCCACAAGCAATTAATGCACAGATTACCATTCCAAATGGAAACTATGATGTCACAGGTGCAGGATTTTATTCGCCATTGAACTTGGAGATTCCAATAGACACCACTGTTACATGGGTAAATGATGATTCAGTACCTCACAATATCCAAAGTACTGACGGAAAGGGACATGTCATACAATTGTTTAACAGTCCACCACTTAACACTGGAGATAAATTTGAGTTTACGTTTGAAGAATCAGGAGTTTACAACTATTACTGCTCATTTCATCCTTGGAGAGTAGGATTAGTTACAGTATCTTAG
- a CDS encoding enoyl-CoA hydratase/isomerase family protein: MSLVTTSTSDGICTVKINRPDKLNAMNTDVAKELIKTFEELNQNDDVKVIILTGEGEKAFSAGADIEYMSKISADESVEYAKTGQLVTSTVELVKQPTIAAINGFALGGGCELAMSCDIRIAADTAKLGQPEVTIGVPPGWGGTQRLMRIVGIAKAKELVYTGKMIKADEAKEIGLVNQVVPLASLQEEALKMAQQIAGNSTMGVQMSKVAINKGRNADLDTGLGLEILAWRNCFTHPDREERMTAFVNKSKK, from the coding sequence ATGTCACTAGTTACTACATCTACTTCTGATGGCATTTGTACTGTCAAGATAAACAGACCTGACAAACTTAATGCTATGAACACTGATGTTGCAAAAGAACTGATCAAAACCTTTGAAGAACTAAATCAGAATGATGATGTCAAAGTCATCATTTTGACTGGTGAAGGCGAAAAGGCATTTTCTGCTGGTGCAGACATTGAATACATGTCCAAAATCTCTGCAGATGAATCAGTAGAATATGCAAAAACTGGTCAACTTGTTACTTCAACAGTTGAATTAGTCAAACAGCCAACCATTGCAGCCATTAATGGTTTTGCTTTAGGTGGGGGTTGTGAACTTGCAATGTCTTGTGACATTAGAATAGCGGCAGATACTGCTAAACTAGGTCAACCAGAAGTAACAATTGGAGTTCCTCCTGGATGGGGTGGAACTCAAAGATTGATGAGAATAGTGGGAATAGCAAAGGCAAAAGAACTTGTTTACACCGGTAAAATGATCAAAGCAGATGAGGCAAAAGAAATTGGTCTTGTAAATCAGGTGGTTCCTCTTGCATCATTACAAGAAGAAGCTTTGAAAATGGCACAACAAATTGCTGGAAACTCTACAATGGGTGTACAGATGTCTAAAGTTGCAATCAACAAGGGAAGAAATGCAGATCTTGATACTGGTCTTGGACTAGAAATTCTTGCATGGAGAAACTGCTTTACACATCCAGACCGTGAAGAGAGAATGACTGCATTTGTCAACAAATCAAAGAAATAG
- a CDS encoding 3-hydroxypropionate--CoA ligase produces the protein MAAVKKIFDEIIQTDHKVITEESSKSILKTYGVKVPPYALVTSAEDAVKQAKKIGFPLVMKVVSPQILHKTDVGGVKVGLDNVNDVKKTFKDMYGRLSKKKGVDVKGILLEKMVPKGVELIVGIQNDSQFGPIIMVGMGGIMTEVMKDVAFRMLPITTSDAKSMLNELKGSKLLKGFRGSEPIDLNMIAKMLVSIGKLGVENADYINSIDFNPVIVYPKSHFVVDAKIILNKEKKKDSISKAKPNKEHMETFFTPKTVALVGASATPGKIGNSILDSLVNYDFKGKVIPINPKADKIFGQKCYPSVAAIPDKVDLVVISVDLSMTPPVLEDCAKKGVHSVVIVSGGGKELGGERAAYEAEVARLSKKHKIRIIGPNCIGMFNAANRLDCAFQGQERMLRSKLGPVAFFSQSGTMGISMLESADTFGLSKMISFGNRSDVDEADMIWYAANDPQTKVIGLYVEGFGDGRKFINVAKRVMKEKKKPIVIWKSGRTAAGAKQAASHTGSLGGSNAIIMGAFKQAGIISVDSYQQLAGVLKALAWQPPAKGNKVAMTSNGAGPMIGGMDQLERFGLTIGKLSPERVKKMKAHFPPAVPIHNGNPADVGGGATAEDYRFVIQQFMDEKNIDIAMPWFVFQDDPLEETIVDHLADFQKTRKKPLLVGCNGGPYTEKMAKLVEKHNVPVYQDLRTWVEAAAALSQWGKFLKK, from the coding sequence ATGGCTGCAGTTAAGAAAATTTTTGATGAAATTATCCAAACTGATCACAAAGTCATCACTGAAGAATCATCAAAGTCTATTCTCAAAACTTATGGCGTTAAAGTTCCACCTTATGCATTAGTTACTTCTGCTGAGGATGCAGTAAAACAAGCAAAGAAAATTGGTTTTCCACTTGTTATGAAAGTGGTATCTCCGCAAATCTTGCACAAAACTGATGTTGGCGGGGTAAAAGTTGGACTAGACAATGTCAATGATGTAAAAAAGACATTCAAAGACATGTACGGTAGACTTTCAAAAAAGAAAGGAGTTGATGTTAAAGGAATTCTTTTAGAAAAGATGGTTCCAAAAGGTGTTGAGCTAATTGTAGGTATTCAAAACGATTCCCAGTTTGGTCCAATCATTATGGTTGGAATGGGAGGTATTATGACTGAAGTAATGAAAGATGTTGCATTTAGAATGCTTCCAATTACAACTTCTGATGCAAAATCAATGTTAAATGAACTCAAAGGCTCCAAACTTCTCAAAGGTTTCAGAGGAAGTGAACCAATTGACCTTAACATGATTGCAAAAATGTTGGTAAGCATTGGAAAACTAGGCGTAGAAAATGCAGATTATATCAACAGTATTGACTTTAACCCTGTAATTGTATATCCAAAATCCCACTTTGTTGTAGATGCAAAAATCATCCTAAATAAAGAGAAAAAGAAGGACTCTATCTCTAAAGCAAAACCAAACAAAGAACACATGGAGACATTCTTTACTCCAAAAACTGTTGCACTAGTTGGTGCCTCAGCAACACCTGGAAAGATTGGAAATTCAATTTTAGATAGTTTAGTAAATTATGATTTCAAAGGAAAGGTGATTCCAATTAATCCCAAGGCTGACAAAATCTTTGGACAGAAATGCTATCCATCTGTTGCAGCAATTCCAGATAAAGTTGATCTTGTTGTAATATCAGTTGATTTGTCTATGACTCCTCCTGTTTTAGAAGACTGTGCAAAGAAAGGAGTACATAGTGTAGTAATTGTATCTGGTGGTGGAAAAGAACTTGGTGGCGAAAGGGCTGCATATGAAGCTGAAGTAGCTAGATTATCTAAAAAACACAAAATCAGAATTATTGGTCCAAACTGTATTGGTATGTTCAATGCTGCTAATCGTCTTGACTGTGCATTCCAAGGACAAGAAAGAATGTTACGTTCAAAATTAGGTCCAGTAGCATTTTTCTCACAAAGTGGAACTATGGGAATTAGTATGTTGGAGAGTGCAGACACATTTGGTTTATCCAAGATGATTAGCTTTGGTAATCGTTCTGATGTTGATGAAGCAGATATGATATGGTATGCTGCAAATGATCCTCAAACCAAAGTAATTGGATTATACGTTGAAGGATTTGGTGATGGTAGAAAATTCATCAATGTTGCAAAACGTGTAATGAAAGAAAAGAAGAAACCAATTGTTATTTGGAAGAGTGGAAGAACTGCAGCTGGCGCAAAACAAGCAGCTTCTCACACAGGTTCACTTGGAGGTTCTAATGCAATTATTATGGGTGCATTCAAACAAGCAGGAATTATCTCAGTTGACAGTTATCAGCAACTTGCTGGAGTCTTAAAGGCACTTGCATGGCAACCTCCAGCAAAGGGTAACAAAGTTGCAATGACTAGTAATGGTGCAGGTCCAATGATTGGTGGAATGGATCAATTAGAAAGATTTGGTCTTACCATTGGAAAATTATCTCCAGAACGTGTCAAAAAAATGAAAGCACATTTCCCACCAGCTGTTCCTATCCATAACGGTAATCCAGCTGATGTAGGTGGCGGTGCAACTGCCGAAGATTATAGATTCGTCATTCAACAATTTATGGATGAAAAAAATATTGATATTGCAATGCCTTGGTTTGTTTTCCAAGATGATCCACTTGAGGAAACAATTGTTGATCATCTTGCTGATTTCCAAAAGACAAGAAAGAAACCCCTTTTAGTTGGATGTAATGGTGGTCCATACACCGAAAAAATGGCAAAATTAGTTGAGAAACATAATGTTCCAGTTTACCAAGACCTTCGAACTTGGGTAGAAGCTGCAGCAGCATTATCTCAATGGGGCAAATTTCTTAAAAAATAG
- a CDS encoding type 1 glutamine amidotransferase, producing the protein MEIKNNSVLFSGFKNPFTVFHWHGDTFDLPDGATRLASSEHYQNQAFQYKSAVGLQFHIEVNEEMVNLWLDNTEEKLKQIPDIDPEKIRLDINENISLVKSNMKNFYNNYKSVFHL; encoded by the coding sequence TTGGAAATAAAAAATAACTCTGTTCTCTTTTCAGGATTCAAAAACCCCTTTACTGTATTTCATTGGCATGGTGATACCTTTGATCTGCCTGATGGTGCCACAAGATTGGCCTCATCTGAGCATTACCAAAATCAAGCATTTCAATACAAAAGTGCTGTTGGTCTACAATTCCATATTGAAGTAAATGAAGAAATGGTGAATCTTTGGCTTGATAACACTGAAGAAAAACTAAAACAAATACCTGACATCGATCCAGAAAAAATCCGTTTAGACATCAATGAAAATATTTCACTTGTAAAATCAAATATGAAGAATTTTTACAACAATTACAAATCTGTATTTCATCTTTGA
- a CDS encoding type 1 glutamine amidotransferase, which produces MSNVLLVQNTRIEGSGYLGDLLKADGFDITSVNAKHEKLPTSDFSLVVLLGAPESANDDLPYLKEEQELIKNSVEKNIPVLGICLGSQLIAKTFGGKVYSGLKKKLVSIMTWK; this is translated from the coding sequence ATGTCAAACGTTTTACTTGTTCAAAATACTCGAATTGAAGGTTCTGGTTACCTTGGGGATCTTCTCAAAGCAGACGGATTTGATATTACATCAGTAAATGCAAAACATGAAAAACTTCCAACCTCAGATTTTTCCCTTGTTGTACTTTTAGGAGCTCCTGAAAGTGCAAATGATGATTTACCATATCTTAAAGAAGAACAAGAATTAATCAAAAATTCTGTTGAAAAAAACATTCCTGTTTTAGGAATATGTTTAGGATCTCAATTAATTGCAAAAACATTTGGTGGCAAAGTATACTCTGGACTAAAAAAGAAATTGGTTTCTATAATGACTTGGAAATAA
- a CDS encoding toprim domain-containing protein translates to MFVTEQEISELQNFVLQLNSVTDGIIVVEGKRDCNALRRLGYQGKILEFHKFGGMNKFADTVAKYKKIIVLFDRDRKGRYLTGKTIQLLQRRTKLDLSYKRKLRQITKGKIMFIEQLVCYESYLV, encoded by the coding sequence GTGTTTGTTACCGAACAAGAAATTTCAGAATTACAAAATTTTGTTTTACAATTAAACTCAGTTACAGATGGAATCATAGTGGTTGAAGGAAAAAGAGATTGCAATGCATTAAGAAGATTAGGATACCAGGGAAAAATTTTAGAGTTTCATAAGTTTGGAGGAATGAACAAATTTGCAGACACAGTTGCAAAATATAAAAAAATTATTGTTCTTTTTGACAGAGACAGAAAAGGAAGATACCTTACAGGAAAGACAATTCAGTTGTTACAAAGAAGAACAAAATTAGATTTATCATACAAACGAAAGTTGAGACAGATTACAAAAGGGAAAATTATGTTTATTGAACAACTAGTTTGTTACGAATCTTATTTAGTCTAA
- a CDS encoding Glu/Leu/Phe/Val family dehydrogenase — protein MVKNDPFVNATKQVNDACDILGIKDKGLREYLAMPNRVLRVKIPVTMDNGKIRVFTGFRSQHNNDRGPYKGGIRYFDPEGGVEYMEREVMALSSWMTWKCAIVDVPLGGGKGGIYVNPKTEKLSDNELERLTRGFAYKISEVIGPEKDIPAPDVYTTGKEMTQIMDTFSKLNGNKYSPGVITGKPISMGGSLARNVATGLGAAYTVREAAKTIKLNLKGAKVVLQGFGNASTFAGEYLEKMGAKVIAVSDSKGSISIPKGAKVSKILEHKQKKGSVVGFPGSKKISTEELLTTKCDVLVPGALENQITAKIAQKLQCKIIAEAANGPTLPEADPILYQKKILVIPDILANSGGVCISYLEWVQNNMGYYWTFDEVANKMEKNITQGFKDAYELSKKHKIDMRKATMVLAVERVIEAFNQKGIWP, from the coding sequence TTGGTAAAGAATGATCCGTTTGTTAATGCAACAAAACAAGTCAATGATGCATGTGACATTTTAGGAATTAAAGACAAGGGCTTGCGTGAATATCTTGCAATGCCAAATAGGGTTCTTAGAGTAAAGATTCCAGTAACTATGGATAATGGAAAAATTAGAGTTTTCACAGGTTTTAGAAGTCAACACAATAACGATAGAGGTCCATACAAAGGAGGTATTCGATATTTTGATCCAGAAGGTGGAGTTGAATATATGGAACGCGAAGTTATGGCCCTTTCTTCATGGATGACATGGAAATGTGCAATTGTAGATGTTCCTCTAGGTGGAGGTAAAGGTGGAATTTATGTTAATCCTAAAACTGAAAAACTTAGTGACAATGAATTAGAAAGGCTAACTCGTGGATTTGCATATAAAATTTCAGAAGTTATAGGTCCTGAAAAAGATATTCCTGCTCCTGATGTTTACACTACAGGAAAAGAGATGACACAAATCATGGATACATTTAGTAAATTAAACGGTAACAAATATTCTCCAGGAGTAATCACTGGAAAACCAATTTCTATGGGTGGTTCTCTTGCTCGAAATGTTGCAACTGGTTTAGGAGCAGCATATACTGTAAGAGAAGCTGCAAAAACAATTAAACTAAATCTTAAAGGTGCTAAAGTTGTTTTACAAGGATTCGGAAATGCCTCTACATTTGCAGGAGAATATCTTGAAAAGATGGGTGCAAAAGTTATTGCAGTTAGTGATTCTAAAGGTTCTATTTCAATTCCAAAAGGTGCAAAGGTTAGTAAAATCTTAGAACACAAACAAAAGAAAGGAAGTGTTGTTGGATTTCCTGGAAGCAAAAAAATCTCTACTGAAGAACTGCTTACAACAAAATGTGATGTTTTAGTTCCAGGTGCTTTAGAAAACCAAATTACCGCTAAGATTGCACAAAAATTACAATGTAAAATTATTGCTGAAGCTGCAAATGGTCCAACATTGCCTGAAGCAGATCCAATTCTTTACCAAAAGAAGATCCTAGTAATCCCTGACATCTTGGCAAATTCTGGTGGTGTTTGTATATCATATCTAGAATGGGTTCAAAACAACATGGGTTACTATTGGACATTTGATGAAGTAGCAAACAAGATGGAGAAAAATATCACTCAAGGATTCAAAGATGCTTACGAACTATCAAAGAAACACAAAATCGATATGAGAAAAGCCACAATGGTTTTAGCCGTAGAAAGAGTCATTGAGGCTTTTAACCAAAAAGGTATCTGGCCTTAG
- a CDS encoding ArsR/SmtB family transcription factor: protein MANQLLEFKEILRSIQVSNQRKPDKQTRKLLFYLFTSTRGGFTRLRIIMSLLDKPYNTHQLSQELDLDYKAIQHHMKVLEKNNMVSKIGEKYGAIFHLSNFLEMNISALDEAIDKLDRNMNHKKVYL, encoded by the coding sequence ATGGCTAATCAATTACTAGAATTCAAAGAAATACTTAGATCTATACAAGTCTCAAACCAAAGGAAACCTGATAAACAAACTAGAAAATTATTGTTTTATTTGTTTACTAGCACTAGAGGTGGATTTACTCGATTACGAATTATTATGAGTCTGCTTGACAAGCCATACAACACTCATCAATTATCTCAAGAACTTGATCTTGATTACAAAGCCATACAACATCACATGAAAGTACTTGAGAAAAATAACATGGTATCAAAAATTGGTGAAAAATACGGTGCAATTTTCCACTTGTCAAACTTTCTTGAAATGAATATCTCTGCTTTGGATGAAGCAATTGATAAACTAGATAGAAACATGAATCACAAGAAAGTCTATCTTTAA
- a CDS encoding archaeal proteasome endopeptidase complex subunit alpha gives MMASRGYDMTPTMYSPDGRIYQVEYAIETVKRGTLAIGVISKEGVIMAVEEKPRTLQSTDVTQKIFQVDYHIGVAAAGYIPDARVQVDSARFFSQGNRMTYDESVEVATVAKHLADQAHQFTQYGGVRPNGVSMIIAGVDQKGESIYVTDPSGTYVQFAAIAIGAGSDDVNEFLEKNYKDDLSLEDAAALAIAAINLKAEQKEGINDIKMAKISSESKIFEKVSEADLQKYSQNASKFVP, from the coding sequence ATGATGGCATCACGCGGTTACGATATGACACCTACCATGTATTCTCCAGATGGCAGAATTTACCAAGTAGAATATGCCATAGAGACCGTAAAAAGAGGAACTCTGGCAATTGGGGTAATTAGTAAAGAAGGCGTCATCATGGCAGTTGAAGAGAAACCTCGTACATTACAAAGTACAGATGTTACACAGAAAATTTTCCAAGTAGATTATCATATTGGTGTTGCAGCAGCAGGATACATTCCAGATGCACGAGTTCAAGTTGACAGTGCAAGATTCTTCTCACAAGGGAACAGAATGACTTATGATGAATCAGTAGAAGTTGCTACCGTTGCAAAACATCTAGCAGACCAAGCACATCAATTTACTCAATATGGAGGAGTTCGTCCAAATGGTGTTTCAATGATCATAGCAGGTGTTGACCAAAAAGGAGAGTCAATCTATGTAACTGACCCAAGTGGAACTTATGTTCAATTTGCAGCAATTGCAATTGGTGCAGGTTCTGATGATGTGAATGAATTTTTGGAGAAAAATTACAAAGATGATTTAAGTTTGGAGGATGCAGCAGCATTAGCAATTGCTGCAATCAATCTAAAAGCAGAACAAAAAGAAGGAATCAATGACATCAAAATGGCAAAGATTTCATCCGAGTCTAAAATCTTTGAGAAAGTTTCTGAAGCAGACTTGCAGAAATATTCTCAAAATGCATCAAAGTTTGTTCCATAA
- a CDS encoding class I SAM-dependent methyltransferase, with amino-acid sequence MGLGSNYWGEVIEVLREIIPVYDKVNSIISLGKDVEHRNRGISQRVFPGNKILDAGSGFGNMSKTALKLTDGKISVTLYDPLVPMLKNTGSHFEKTPDMANGVFEHIPFKDEEFDAVLCGYSLRDAINLRIAISEIHRVLKKEGRFVIVDLGKPDSAFIRAGVAFYLRCILPILAFTAGGKLGLKFGTLYGTFKRWPQNKKLEGLLLEKFSRVEFEKDLMGGAIMVAAYK; translated from the coding sequence ATGGGTTTAGGAAGTAATTATTGGGGCGAAGTAATAGAGGTACTTCGTGAAATCATTCCAGTTTATGACAAGGTTAATTCAATTATTTCATTAGGAAAAGATGTAGAGCATCGTAATCGTGGAATTTCACAAAGAGTTTTTCCAGGAAATAAAATACTAGACGCAGGTTCAGGCTTTGGCAACATGTCAAAGACAGCATTGAAGCTTACTGATGGTAAAATTTCAGTTACACTTTATGATCCACTAGTTCCGATGTTAAAAAATACAGGTTCCCATTTTGAAAAAACACCTGACATGGCAAATGGTGTTTTTGAACATATTCCATTTAAAGACGAAGAATTTGATGCAGTACTATGCGGTTATTCTTTACGAGACGCAATAAATTTGAGAATTGCAATTTCTGAAATCCACAGGGTCTTGAAAAAAGAAGGACGGTTTGTTATTGTAGATTTGGGAAAGCCCGATAGTGCATTCATCAGAGCAGGAGTTGCATTTTATCTTAGATGTATTTTACCAATCCTTGCATTTACTGCAGGAGGTAAGCTTGGATTAAAATTTGGAACGCTCTATGGAACTTTCAAGAGATGGCCTCAAAATAAAAAGCTGGAAGGCTTGCTGTTAGAGAAATTCTCCAGGGTAGAATTTGAGAAAGACCTTATGGGTGGAGCAATCATGGTTGCAGCATACAAATGA